Part of the Arvicanthis niloticus isolate mArvNil1 chromosome 3, mArvNil1.pat.X, whole genome shotgun sequence genome is shown below.
TGGGCCTGCAATTGTGAATTATTGCAGCTAAAAAACTGGCTAGAAAATATGCCTCCACAATCTATAATTGGTGATGTTATATGCTACAGCCCTCCACTTTTCAAAGGGAGCATACTGAGTCGCCTGAAAAAGGAATCTATTTGCCCTACTCCACCAGTATATGAAGAACATGAGGATCCATCAGGATCTTTGCTGGCCATAACATCTTCAACAAGTGACATCCGCCTATCAAGCAAGAATACATCCATTTTAAAACAACCTACCAAAGCACCAGGTTTGGTACCTTACCTTACAAAGCCATCCACTCAGCTTCCAGTACCTTACTGTCCTATTCCTTGCAATTGCAAAGTTCTCTCCCCTTCTGGACTTCTAATCCACTGTCAGGAGCGCAATATTGAAAGCTTGTCAGATCTACAACCTCCTCCACACAATCCTAGAAAGCTGATTCTTGCAGGCAATATTATTCATACCTTAATGAAGTCTGACCTAATGGACTATTTCACTTTAGAAATGCTTCACTTGGGAAACAATCGTATTGAAGTTCTTGAAGAAGGATCATTTATGAATCTGACAAGACTCCAGAAGCTCTATCTCAATGGCAATCATCTGACCAAACTAAATAAAGGCATGTTCCTTGGTCTTCTCAGTCTCGAGTATTTGTATCTTGAATACAATGCAGTAAAGGAAATACTACCGGGGACCTTCAACCCAATGCCTAAACTGAAAGTCCTTTATTTAAATAACAATCTTCTTCAAGTTTTACCCGCACATATTTTTTTAGGTATTCCTCTAACTAgagtaaatcttaaaacaaaccaGTTCACACATTTACCTGTAAGTAACATCTTAGATGACCTTGACTTCCTGATACAGATTGACCTTGAGGATAATCCCTGGGACTGCTCTTGTGACCTGGTTGGATTGCAGCAATGGATACACAAGCTTGGCAAGGGCACCATGACAGATGATATCCTCTGCACCTCCCCAGGGCATCTTGACAAAAAGGAATTAAAAGCCCTCAACAGTGAACTTCTTTGCCCTGGTTTAGTAAATAATCCTTCCATGCCAACTCAGACTAGTTACATTATTGTCACTTCTCCCACAATCCCACCAGATACAGCTGGTACTATTTTAAGTTCTCTCACAGATGCGGTGCCCCTATCAGTTCTAATATTAGGACTTCTGATTGTGTTCATAACTATTGTATTCTGTGCTGCAGGGATAGTGGTTTTTGTCCTCCACCGTAGGAGAAgatataagaagaaaaaagtagagGAGCAACTGAGAGACAACAGTCCTGTACACTTGCAGTACAGTATGTATGGTCATAAAACCACTCACCATACAACTGAAagaccctcttcctctctctatgaACAGCACATGGTGAGCCCAATGGTTCATGTCTACAGAAGTCCATCCTTCGGTCCAAAGCACTTGGAAgaagttgaagaaaaaaatgataaggaTGGAAATGATGCAAAACATCTTCAAAGGAGCCTGTTAGAACGAGAAAATCATTCACCTCTTACAGGTTCAAATATGAAATACAAAACTACAGATCAATCAAAAGATTTCCTATCTTTTCAGGATGCAAGCTTATTATATAGGAACATtttggagaaagagagggaacttCAGCAACTAAGCATCACAGAGTACCTACGAAAAAATATTGCTCAGCTCCAGCCAGATGTGGAGGTTAACTATCCTGGAGCCCATGAGGAGCTGAAATTAATGGAAACACTGATGTACTCACGACCAAGGAAGGTGTTGGTAGAACAGACTAAAAATGAATACTTTGAGCTCAAGGCTAACTTGCATGCTGAACCTGACTATTTAGAAGTCTTGGAGCAGCAAACATAGAGGGACCGTTTGTGGGCTTTTACAGAAAAGCTGCAATTTTGACTTAATTCCAAACCTTCGAAGTAAGTGCCTTATGTGGGTGTCACCAGTCAGAATTCAGCGCAGCAGCAATCCTAtgggaaataaaagaagaaagtgaaactCAGGGATACTTGAGGAAGCCATGGTGTTACCATCAGGCAATATAGCCTGTTCCAAATAAAACAAGTCTTGCATATAGCTGACGCAAGGTTTATAGTAGTGTTGTTCTATATGCTCAGAAGTACTTCATAGAGTTTATCTTGCACACCTAAAGGTTTGAACATATAAAAAGCTCTAGTTTTCTTGAATTCTCTACTCACGACTAGACACAATTTAATTTCATCAGTTAACTGTAtacctgtatatatatacatagtatgtAAGAAATATATTCATAACAACATATGTCAGAAATTTA
Proteins encoded:
- the Slitrk6 gene encoding SLIT and NTRK-like protein 6; this encodes MKLWIYLLYPSLLACLSLQSQSPMPSVRGSCDSLCNCEEKDGIMVINCEEKGINKLSQISVPPSRPFYLNLLNNGLTMLHTNDFSGLTNALSIHLGFNNIADIETGAFNGLGLLKQLHINHNSLEILKEDTFHGLENLEFLQADNNFITVIEPSAFSKLNRLKVLILNDNAIENLPPNIFRFVPLTHLDLRGNQLQTLPYVGFLEHIGRILDLQLEDNKWACNCELLQLKNWLENMPPQSIIGDVICYSPPLFKGSILSRLKKESICPTPPVYEEHEDPSGSLLAITSSTSDIRLSSKNTSILKQPTKAPGLVPYLTKPSTQLPVPYCPIPCNCKVLSPSGLLIHCQERNIESLSDLQPPPHNPRKLILAGNIIHTLMKSDLMDYFTLEMLHLGNNRIEVLEEGSFMNLTRLQKLYLNGNHLTKLNKGMFLGLLSLEYLYLEYNAVKEILPGTFNPMPKLKVLYLNNNLLQVLPAHIFLGIPLTRVNLKTNQFTHLPVSNILDDLDFLIQIDLEDNPWDCSCDLVGLQQWIHKLGKGTMTDDILCTSPGHLDKKELKALNSELLCPGLVNNPSMPTQTSYIIVTSPTIPPDTAGTILSSLTDAVPLSVLILGLLIVFITIVFCAAGIVVFVLHRRRRYKKKKVEEQLRDNSPVHLQYSMYGHKTTHHTTERPSSSLYEQHMVSPMVHVYRSPSFGPKHLEEVEEKNDKDGNDAKHLQRSLLERENHSPLTGSNMKYKTTDQSKDFLSFQDASLLYRNILEKERELQQLSITEYLRKNIAQLQPDVEVNYPGAHEELKLMETLMYSRPRKVLVEQTKNEYFELKANLHAEPDYLEVLEQQT